One genomic window of Anaerolineales bacterium includes the following:
- a CDS encoding response regulator, which yields MPKILLLEDDRDMTMLLQTLLEIEGYAVRSYDAKRPAAAQVEEENPDLVLLDVHLGGKDGVEILREIRQNPNLNDVRVVMTSGINLTEECLQAGANAFIVKPYMPENLLRLLAAVLAAPADRIHREESPKPPSSASFQRFL from the coding sequence ATGCCGAAAATATTGTTGTTGGAAGACGACCGCGATATGACCATGCTCCTGCAAACCCTGCTGGAGATCGAGGGATACGCGGTGCGGTCGTACGACGCCAAACGCCCCGCCGCGGCGCAGGTCGAAGAAGAAAACCCCGACCTCGTCCTGCTGGACGTGCATCTCGGCGGCAAGGACGGGGTGGAAATTCTGCGCGAGATCCGGCAAAATCCGAACCTGAACGATGTACGGGTGGTGATGACCTCCGGGATCAACCTGACCGAGGAGTGCCTGCAGGCCGGCGCCAACGCCTTCATCGTCAAGCCGTACATGCCGGAAAATCTTCTACGCCTGCTCGCGGCGGTGCTTGCCGCGCCGGCCGACCGGATTCACCGGGAGGAGAGCCCGAAACCGCCCTCCTCCGCATCCTTTCAGAGATTCCTCTAG
- a CDS encoding ribonuclease Z, protein MVRLLVLGSSSAVTAENRRPTQLACLGAEHGLLIDCGASPCGRLEDLGADAGRIDDVFITHFHPDHAAGLPAFLMESVLRGRRAPLRIHAGAQTVRKLRRLTAMFGWGRMPERFPLRYHSVPRGRRAAVLENGDFRVFAAPVRHVVPTLAVRVELIRARSSFVYSADTEPCAALVELARGADLLIHEATGEGTGHSSAAQAAAAARDARAGKLLLIHTDPRADGGALLAEANRIFDGETALAADKMEIDW, encoded by the coding sequence ATGGTGAGGCTGTTGGTCCTTGGATCCTCCAGCGCGGTGACGGCCGAGAACCGGAGGCCGACCCAATTGGCCTGCCTGGGCGCGGAGCACGGCCTGCTGATCGATTGCGGCGCATCCCCCTGCGGCAGGCTGGAGGACCTGGGCGCGGACGCCGGCCGGATCGATGACGTCTTCATCACCCATTTCCATCCGGACCACGCCGCCGGACTGCCGGCCTTCCTGATGGAATCCGTCTTGCGGGGAAGGCGCGCGCCGCTGAGGATCCACGCCGGCGCGCAGACCGTCCGCAAGCTGCGCCGACTGACGGCGATGTTCGGATGGGGGAGGATGCCGGAGCGGTTCCCCCTCCGCTACCACAGCGTGCCGCGCGGCCGGCGGGCGGCCGTTCTCGAGAACGGCGATTTCCGGGTTTTCGCGGCGCCGGTCCGCCACGTCGTTCCCACGCTGGCCGTGCGGGTGGAGCTCATCCGCGCGCGGAGCAGTTTCGTCTACTCCGCCGACACCGAACCCTGCGCCGCTCTGGTGGAGCTGGCGCGGGGTGCCGACCTGCTGATCCACGAGGCGACGGGGGAAGGGACGGGCCACAGCAGCGCGGCGCAAGCCGCGGCGGCGGCCCGCGACGCCCGCGCCGGTAAATTGCTTTTGATCCACACCGATCCGCGCGCGGACGGCGGGGCCCTGCTGGCCGAGGCGAACCGGATCTTCGACGGCGAAACCGCCCTGGCCGCGGACAAAATGGAGATCGATTGGTGA
- the lon gene encoding endopeptidase La, with protein sequence MPASRWTNSTEELIEGIAEAPLPADIALPSITTQIQEPAEAEAVPKPEGGEAEFHIPDSLPILPLRGVVVYPQTVVPLTVGQPRSIRLVDDATVGEKIIGLVTSKDPELASPGPNDLFPIGTAAIVHRLFRAPDGTIRIVVQGLSRIRVLEYVAEEPYLKARVELAPETVDTGLEVEALSRNVRDQFAKIAELIPSVPRELVTTIVSLEDPLQVAYTISNYQRMDLDQGQKILEMDSAAAKLKLLVGLLTKELDVLQLGAKIQEEARSEIEKVQRQYFLREQMKAIQKELGETDEQAAEVAELRAKAEAAGLPEEAAEQAKRELERLAKLPTAMAEYGVIRTYLDWLIALPWNKVTEDDLDVAHARRVLDEDHYALDDVKKRILEYLAVRKLRLERKGEMPSGLRPGDAIRREREGAIMCFIGPPGVGKTSLGRSIARAMERKFVRISLGGVHDEAEIRGHRRTYIGSMPGRILQALRRVESRNPVFMLDEVDKLSSDFRGDPAAALLEVLDPEQNREFRDNYLEVAFDLSQVLFITTANQIETIPGPLLDRMEVIAILSYTEREKIEIAKHYLIPRQLRENSVREGEVEFGEDGLRTLIRHYTHEAGVRSLEREIGSICRKVATAVAEGKAMREKITAEKVAEYLGPSRFFNAEEVQERTSIPGVATALAWTPVGGDLLFIEATQMPGKRGFQLTGSLGQVMQESAHAALSYVRSKSKSLNLPADFFDTHDIHLHIPGGAQPKDGPSAGITIATALVSLMAGRPVRSDIGMTGEITLRGKVLPIGGVKEKVLAAHRARLKTVILPRRNEKDLKGIPDDVRKEMMFVFVDTVDEVLRQALSPESGNGRRAGSAAKRRIPGKGRKNGARRASGGKR encoded by the coding sequence ATGCCGGCCTCCCGGTGGACGAACTCCACGGAAGAATTGATCGAAGGAATCGCCGAAGCCCCGCTTCCGGCGGACATCGCACTGCCGTCGATCACCACCCAGATCCAGGAACCGGCCGAAGCCGAGGCGGTTCCCAAACCGGAAGGGGGAGAAGCGGAATTCCACATTCCCGATTCGCTGCCCATCCTGCCCCTGCGCGGCGTCGTGGTCTACCCGCAGACGGTCGTGCCGCTGACGGTCGGTCAGCCGCGGTCGATCCGCCTGGTGGACGACGCCACCGTGGGCGAGAAGATCATCGGCCTGGTCACCTCCAAGGATCCGGAGCTCGCCTCCCCCGGCCCGAACGATTTGTTCCCGATCGGGACGGCGGCGATCGTCCACCGCCTGTTCCGCGCTCCGGACGGCACCATCCGAATCGTGGTCCAGGGGCTGTCCCGCATTCGGGTCCTCGAGTACGTCGCGGAGGAGCCGTACCTGAAGGCCCGCGTGGAGCTGGCGCCGGAAACGGTGGACACCGGGCTGGAGGTGGAAGCCCTTTCGCGCAACGTCCGGGACCAGTTCGCCAAGATCGCCGAGCTGATTCCCTCCGTGCCGCGCGAGCTGGTGACCACCATCGTCAGCCTCGAGGATCCGCTTCAGGTGGCCTACACCATTTCCAACTACCAGCGGATGGACCTGGATCAGGGGCAGAAGATCCTCGAGATGGATTCGGCCGCCGCGAAGCTGAAACTGCTCGTCGGCCTCCTGACCAAAGAGCTGGACGTGCTCCAGCTCGGGGCGAAGATCCAGGAGGAAGCCCGCTCCGAGATCGAGAAGGTCCAGCGCCAATATTTCCTGCGCGAGCAGATGAAGGCGATCCAGAAGGAATTGGGGGAAACCGACGAGCAGGCCGCCGAGGTCGCGGAACTGCGCGCCAAGGCCGAGGCCGCCGGCTTGCCCGAGGAAGCGGCCGAACAGGCCAAGCGCGAGCTCGAGCGGCTGGCGAAACTGCCGACGGCCATGGCCGAGTACGGCGTCATCCGCACTTACCTGGATTGGCTGATCGCACTGCCGTGGAACAAAGTGACGGAAGACGACCTCGACGTAGCCCACGCGCGGCGGGTGCTCGACGAGGACCATTACGCGCTGGACGACGTAAAGAAGCGGATCCTGGAATACTTGGCGGTGCGCAAGCTGAGGCTGGAACGGAAGGGGGAGATGCCTTCGGGGTTGCGACCGGGGGACGCCATCCGCCGCGAGCGCGAAGGGGCGATCATGTGCTTCATCGGCCCGCCGGGGGTGGGCAAAACCTCGCTTGGCCGTTCGATCGCGCGCGCCATGGAGCGCAAGTTCGTCCGCATCTCGCTCGGCGGAGTACACGACGAGGCCGAGATCCGCGGCCACCGGCGGACCTACATCGGCTCGATGCCGGGGCGGATCCTCCAGGCCCTGCGGCGGGTGGAGAGCCGCAATCCGGTGTTCATGCTCGACGAGGTCGACAAGCTCAGCTCGGATTTCCGCGGGGATCCGGCGGCGGCGCTGCTCGAGGTGCTGGATCCGGAGCAGAACCGCGAGTTCCGCGACAATTACCTGGAGGTGGCCTTCGACCTCTCGCAGGTGCTGTTCATCACCACCGCCAACCAGATCGAAACCATCCCCGGGCCGCTGTTGGACCGGATGGAAGTGATCGCGATCCTTTCCTACACCGAGCGCGAGAAAATCGAAATCGCCAAGCACTACCTCATCCCGCGCCAGCTGCGCGAGAACAGCGTCCGCGAAGGGGAGGTGGAATTCGGGGAGGACGGCCTGCGGACCCTGATCCGCCACTACACCCACGAAGCGGGGGTGCGCAGCCTCGAGCGCGAGATCGGCTCCATCTGCCGCAAGGTGGCCACCGCCGTGGCCGAGGGCAAGGCGATGCGCGAAAAGATCACCGCCGAAAAGGTGGCGGAGTACCTCGGCCCGAGCCGGTTCTTCAACGCCGAGGAGGTCCAGGAACGGACCTCGATTCCCGGGGTGGCGACGGCTCTGGCCTGGACCCCCGTCGGCGGGGACCTGCTCTTCATCGAGGCGACTCAGATGCCGGGCAAGCGCGGATTCCAGCTGACCGGCTCGCTGGGGCAGGTGATGCAGGAATCCGCCCACGCCGCGCTTTCCTACGTGCGCTCCAAGTCGAAATCCCTGAACCTGCCGGCCGATTTCTTCGACACCCACGACATCCACCTGCACATCCCCGGCGGCGCCCAGCCCAAAGACGGGCCGTCGGCCGGGATCACCATCGCCACCGCGCTGGTGTCGCTGATGGCGGGCCGGCCCGTGCGTTCGGATATCGGCATGACCGGCGAGATCACCCTGCGCGGGAAGGTGCTGCCGATCGGCGGGGTGAAGGAGAAGGTGCTGGCCGCCCACCGCGCCCGGCTGAAGACGGTCATCCTTCCGCGCCGGAACGAAAAGGACCTTAAGGGCATCCCGGACGACGTCCGCAAGGAGATGATGTTCGTCTTCGTAGATACGGTCGACGAAGTCCTCCGCCAGGCCCTCTCGCCCGAATCCGGAAACGGAAGGCGGGCCGGTTCCGCGGCCAAAAGGCGGATTCCGGGGAAGGGGCGGAAAAACGGCGCCCGGCGGGCGAGCGGCGGGAAGCGCTGA
- a CDS encoding putative DNA binding domain-containing protein: MSRKNRQWYTVDLHLHTPASSDYQEPGVDMLDILRRAEARGLSAIAVTDHNTVAGYRRMREEIVFLETLEKGGRLTAEERARLEEFRRLLGKLVVFPGFEFTATFGFHILGVFPPEKNVREIEHILLDLNIPSDRIDLGSVTVGASADVLTAYRKIDEAGGLAIAAHANSTNGVAMRGFDFGGQTKIAYTQDPHLHALEVTDMEQRGRRSTAAFFNGAKPEYPRRMHCIQGSDAHRLRTDPANRKNLGVGDRTTDVLLPELSFSALRDLFLGNDFSRTRAHRASKEEETEAFDFIQNAREEGPTIVQDFHESMAEKGGKLYEVIANVCAFANTNGGTLFVGARADPKAPPAGVPDAARATAMLEREIGRRITPALPVTVDVQESRGKHIIRVMVPRGEDPPYAVEGSKIYVRNEDETGLAVRDEIVTLVGRKARAQAPPPAEAPAAPTSAEPAAVPASEQEIAAPRTGVEVVSFEERDGVRYYTVRDLRNGSMVKNVTLASSRRLWHYALEEHAKLPAPETFGWQGDLALLKKRTRRGDESYDLVQRTPKGIRYYFGVSEDGIHGEWKRLVGAEEE; the protein is encoded by the coding sequence ATGAGCCGAAAAAACCGCCAGTGGTACACCGTTGACCTGCATTTGCACACCCCCGCCTCGTCGGATTACCAGGAGCCGGGGGTGGACATGCTCGACATCCTCCGCCGCGCCGAGGCGCGCGGCCTTTCGGCGATCGCCGTCACCGACCACAACACCGTCGCCGGCTACCGCCGGATGCGCGAGGAGATCGTCTTCCTGGAAACGCTCGAAAAGGGCGGGCGGCTGACGGCCGAGGAGCGGGCGCGGCTGGAGGAATTCCGCCGCTTGCTGGGGAAGCTGGTCGTCTTTCCGGGGTTCGAGTTCACCGCCACGTTCGGGTTCCACATCCTCGGCGTGTTCCCGCCGGAAAAGAACGTGCGCGAGATCGAGCACATCCTGCTCGACCTGAACATCCCCTCCGACCGGATCGACCTCGGATCCGTGACGGTGGGCGCCTCGGCCGACGTGCTGACCGCCTACCGCAAGATCGATGAAGCCGGCGGACTGGCGATCGCCGCCCACGCCAACAGCACCAACGGCGTGGCGATGCGCGGATTCGATTTCGGCGGCCAGACCAAAATCGCCTACACCCAGGATCCGCACCTGCACGCCCTGGAGGTGACCGACATGGAACAGCGCGGCCGGCGCTCGACCGCCGCCTTCTTCAACGGCGCCAAGCCGGAATACCCGCGGCGGATGCACTGCATCCAGGGATCCGACGCCCACCGCCTGAGGACGGACCCCGCCAACCGTAAAAACCTGGGGGTGGGGGACCGGACCACCGACGTGCTGCTGCCGGAGCTTTCTTTCTCCGCCCTGCGCGACCTGTTCCTGGGCAACGATTTTTCGCGCACCCGGGCCCACCGGGCTTCCAAAGAAGAGGAGACGGAGGCCTTCGATTTCATCCAGAACGCGCGCGAGGAAGGCCCGACCATCGTCCAGGACTTCCACGAGAGCATGGCGGAAAAAGGCGGCAAACTCTACGAGGTGATCGCCAACGTGTGCGCCTTCGCCAACACCAATGGCGGGACTCTGTTCGTTGGCGCGCGGGCGGATCCGAAGGCGCCTCCGGCGGGGGTCCCCGACGCGGCCAGAGCGACGGCGATGCTCGAGCGCGAGATCGGGCGCAGGATCACGCCGGCCCTGCCGGTGACGGTCGACGTCCAGGAATCGCGCGGAAAGCACATCATCCGGGTCATGGTTCCGCGCGGGGAGGATCCGCCCTACGCCGTGGAGGGCAGCAAGATCTACGTCCGCAACGAAGATGAAACCGGCCTGGCGGTGCGGGACGAGATCGTCACGCTGGTGGGGCGCAAAGCGCGGGCGCAGGCGCCGCCGCCGGCCGAGGCCCCCGCCGCGCCGACATCGGCCGAACCGGCCGCGGTTCCCGCAAGCGAGCAGGAAATCGCCGCCCCGCGGACCGGGGTGGAGGTGGTCTCGTTCGAGGAGCGCGACGGCGTGCGCTACTACACCGTGCGAGACCTGCGCAACGGCAGCATGGTGAAGAACGTCACCCTGGCCTCCTCGCGGCGGCTGTGGCATTACGCACTGGAAGAGCACGCCAAGCTCCCGGCCCCGGAAACCTTCGGCTGGCAGGGCGACCTGGCACTGCTCAAGAAGCGCACGCGGCGGGGGGATGAGAGCTACGACCTGGTCCAGCGCACCCCGAAGGGCATCCGCTATTATTTCGGCGTCAGCGAGGACGGGATCCACGGCGAGTGGAAGCGGCTGGTGGGCGCGGAAGAAGAGTAG
- a CDS encoding glycosyltransferase family 39 protein, which produces MIQTILDVLFRARAAIRVLLLGLTALALAAVCGYLAVYLCLAAARMGYPYELEWIEGGFAGQVSRILAEQTVYGPPSIEFTPFIYTPLYFYLSASAARIFGDSLFSLRLVSVLSSLAAMAGTFALVFRRNRNLVAAALAAGLLAASYRITGAWLDVGRVDSLSIALLVLFCWALPQSANRFRWVAAGGIAALMVLAKQSMTVAVLPFFLVHMAQYRRRSAWMLAGFLAPLVVVTGILHAASDGWYSFYTVEILGAQADWLGGEVALGFWTTNILRHYFVSLSIGAAGLVLILRERRKEFWQWLALLAGALLSSFLARIKAGGFDNVLLPSVAVIGILLGIGWDRIAAALWKRPEFLRDAASILLTAAALYQLYHLRYSPADQLPTQQNLQSGAAFVEYLAEFPGEVYVPYHTGYAVLAGKPALAHQAALWDVLRGDAPNRGKKILLDEITAAVLSQRFDVVILDGAGEWNFLAGLEQVYALQPAWLPPDLSPTPLTGWQVSPQSIFLPRDGATSGQLLSGFIALDPNSGKDWRSLFPYLA; this is translated from the coding sequence ATGATCCAAACCATACTGGATGTTCTGTTTCGCGCCAGGGCCGCCATCCGCGTCCTGCTCCTCGGCCTGACCGCGCTGGCGCTGGCGGCGGTCTGCGGATATTTGGCCGTCTACCTGTGCCTCGCCGCGGCGCGGATGGGCTATCCGTACGAATTGGAATGGATCGAAGGCGGGTTCGCCGGACAGGTGAGCCGGATCCTCGCCGAGCAGACCGTCTACGGCCCGCCGTCGATCGAATTCACCCCCTTCATCTACACCCCGCTCTACTTCTACCTTTCCGCATCCGCGGCCCGCATTTTCGGGGACAGCCTTTTTTCCCTGCGCCTGGTATCCGTCCTCTCCTCGCTGGCCGCGATGGCCGGAACGTTTGCGCTCGTCTTCCGGCGCAACCGCAACCTCGTCGCCGCCGCGCTGGCCGCCGGGCTCTTGGCCGCCTCTTACCGCATCACCGGCGCCTGGCTTGACGTGGGCAGGGTGGATTCGCTGTCCATCGCGCTGTTGGTGCTGTTCTGCTGGGCGCTTCCACAATCCGCAAACCGGTTCCGGTGGGTTGCGGCGGGCGGCATCGCGGCCTTGATGGTGCTCGCCAAGCAATCAATGACAGTCGCCGTCCTGCCGTTTTTCCTCGTCCACATGGCGCAATACCGCCGCCGATCCGCTTGGATGCTGGCGGGCTTTCTGGCGCCGCTGGTCGTGGTCACCGGCATCCTCCATGCCGCCAGCGACGGTTGGTATTCCTTTTACACCGTCGAAATCCTCGGGGCGCAGGCGGATTGGCTCGGCGGCGAGGTGGCCCTCGGCTTTTGGACGACCAACATCCTGCGGCACTACTTCGTTTCGCTCAGCATCGGCGCGGCCGGGCTGGTCCTCATCCTCCGCGAGCGCCGGAAGGAATTCTGGCAATGGCTGGCGCTGCTGGCCGGCGCGCTGTTGAGCTCCTTCCTGGCGCGGATCAAAGCCGGCGGGTTCGACAACGTCCTCCTGCCCTCGGTGGCCGTGATCGGCATCTTGCTCGGAATCGGCTGGGACCGAATCGCGGCCGCGTTGTGGAAGCGGCCGGAGTTCCTGCGCGACGCCGCCAGCATTCTGCTGACCGCCGCCGCCCTGTATCAGCTCTACCACCTCCGCTATTCCCCGGCGGATCAGCTTCCCACGCAGCAAAACCTCCAAAGCGGAGCGGCGTTCGTCGAGTACCTGGCCGAATTCCCCGGCGAGGTGTACGTTCCCTACCATACCGGGTACGCCGTCCTGGCCGGCAAGCCGGCGCTCGCCCATCAAGCCGCGCTGTGGGACGTCCTGCGCGGCGATGCGCCCAACCGCGGCAAGAAAATCCTTCTGGACGAGATCACCGCAGCCGTCCTCTCGCAACGGTTCGACGTGGTCATCCTGGACGGGGCCGGAGAGTGGAATTTCCTCGCCGGATTGGAGCAGGTGTATGCGCTCCAACCGGCCTGGCTTCCGCCGGACCTTTCCCCCACGCCCCTGACCGGCTGGCAGGTCAGCCCGCAATCGATTTTCCTTCCAAGGGACGGCGCAACAAGCGGCCAACTTCTCTCCGGATTTATCGCGTTGGATCCGAATTCCGGAAAGGACTGGCGCTCCCTCTTTCCATACCTGGCATAA
- a CDS encoding DUF4349 domain-containing protein, whose translation MSAHRVLPAVFILLLPALLAGCAADKSARNALSPGLQAFSDSGDAAVQPGEVGEKAADEAGLPRLPASAAPAADLSGAPAGGAGGSPLIIKQAQVRLEVADTDQAIDRFTQIVSDTRGYIISNRIWYQPAGGENFKYATYTIGVPVDMFETALRRIRSLGVRVLDETAGGQDVSEEYVDLESRLHNLEATRDRIRGFLDQAQTVEESLRINNELAAIEEQIEQVQGRMRYLAGRAAYSTITVQFDPSLPAAPTPTPTPEPVPYVWDPGATFQRASGMAVKAGQFLVDAFIYLAVWLPFAVPALIVWMAYKIATRKRKVIQS comes from the coding sequence ATGTCCGCGCACCGTGTTCTTCCCGCCGTTTTCATCCTTCTTCTCCCCGCGCTGCTTGCCGGTTGCGCCGCCGATAAATCCGCGCGGAACGCTCTCTCCCCGGGTTTGCAGGCCTTCTCCGATTCCGGCGATGCGGCCGTCCAACCGGGCGAGGTCGGGGAAAAAGCCGCCGACGAGGCCGGACTCCCCCGCCTGCCGGCGAGCGCGGCCCCCGCGGCGGATTTGAGCGGCGCTCCGGCGGGCGGGGCCGGAGGGTCTCCGCTGATCATCAAGCAGGCCCAAGTCCGCCTGGAAGTGGCGGACACCGACCAAGCCATCGACCGCTTCACCCAGATCGTCTCCGACACCCGCGGTTACATCATCAGCAACCGGATCTGGTATCAGCCCGCCGGCGGGGAGAATTTCAAATACGCCACCTACACCATCGGCGTGCCGGTCGACATGTTCGAGACGGCCCTGCGGCGGATCCGCTCGCTCGGCGTTCGGGTTCTCGATGAGACCGCCGGCGGCCAGGACGTGAGCGAGGAATACGTCGACCTCGAATCCCGCCTGCACAATCTCGAGGCCACCCGCGACCGCATCCGCGGCTTCCTGGATCAAGCCCAGACGGTTGAGGAATCGCTGCGGATCAACAACGAACTGGCCGCGATCGAAGAACAGATCGAACAGGTGCAGGGCCGGATGCGCTACCTCGCCGGACGGGCGGCCTATTCGACGATCACCGTGCAATTCGATCCCTCCCTCCCCGCCGCCCCGACCCCGACCCCGACGCCCGAGCCCGTTCCCTACGTCTGGGATCCCGGCGCGACCTTCCAGCGCGCAAGCGGCATGGCGGTGAAGGCCGGCCAGTTCCTGGTGGACGCGTTCATCTACCTGGCGGTATGGCTGCCCTTCGCGGTTCCGGCGCTGATCGTCTGGATGGCGTACAAGATCGCCACCCGCAAGCGGAAGGTCATCCAATCCTAA
- a CDS encoding stage II sporulation protein M: MNAPAAAVSLRFRAARLGALVKREVRDQLRDWRVVIPMAILTLFFPVLMNFAARAVINYVNQYGGQVVAEAVFPFLLMIVGFFPTSVGLVIALESFVGEKERFSLEPLLATPLTDLELFLGKVSASVLTPLAAAGLGITAYLAGMYFLAGWFPPLELLFQIVILTAAHAVCMVSAAVVISAQTNSVRAANLLASFVIVPFALLMQGESMVMFYRMYGALWWVIAGVVLLAVIFIRIGLRQFRREELLSREVEELRFDRMGAYFWRAFSGGARHPLAWHRLAVLPALRRTLPAFPWTAAALALGAVLGIVLSERFPIPAEAVNLQARRGEFLEALESIGFFTAGGTWMIFTHNLQAIFLASMLGMISLGIMGLVVLMLPIGIIAYATAAMAGAGASPWMFFLGFVLPHGIVEIPAMWIAGAAILRLGNCLLAKPEGRSLGQIWLQALADWLCVLLGAVLPLQLLAAVLETWVTPLAAAGVMGW; this comes from the coding sequence ATGAACGCGCCGGCAGCGGCGGTCTCCCTGCGCTTCCGGGCGGCGCGCCTAGGGGCGCTGGTCAAACGGGAGGTGCGCGACCAGCTCCGCGATTGGCGGGTGGTCATCCCGATGGCCATCCTGACCCTCTTCTTCCCGGTCCTGATGAATTTCGCCGCCCGGGCGGTGATCAATTACGTCAACCAATACGGCGGGCAGGTGGTGGCCGAGGCGGTCTTCCCCTTCCTTTTAATGATCGTCGGTTTCTTCCCGACCTCGGTCGGCCTGGTGATCGCCCTGGAGAGCTTCGTGGGGGAGAAGGAGCGCTTCAGCCTGGAGCCGCTGTTGGCGACTCCGTTGACAGATCTCGAACTGTTCCTCGGCAAGGTCTCGGCCTCGGTCCTCACCCCGCTGGCGGCCGCGGGATTGGGGATCACGGCCTACCTGGCGGGGATGTACTTCCTGGCCGGCTGGTTTCCGCCGCTCGAGCTGCTATTCCAAATCGTCATCCTCACCGCGGCCCACGCCGTGTGCATGGTTTCGGCCGCGGTGGTCATCTCGGCCCAGACCAACTCGGTCCGCGCCGCGAACCTGCTGGCGTCGTTCGTGATCGTCCCCTTCGCGCTGCTGATGCAGGGCGAAAGCATGGTGATGTTCTACCGCATGTACGGGGCGCTGTGGTGGGTGATCGCCGGGGTGGTCCTGCTGGCGGTGATCTTCATCCGCATCGGCCTGCGCCAGTTCCGGCGCGAGGAATTGCTCTCGCGCGAAGTCGAGGAGTTGCGCTTCGACCGGATGGGCGCCTACTTCTGGCGGGCCTTCAGCGGGGGCGCGCGCCATCCCCTGGCCTGGCACCGCCTGGCCGTCCTGCCCGCGCTGCGCCGCACGCTGCCGGCCTTTCCGTGGACGGCGGCGGCGCTGGCCCTCGGCGCCGTCCTCGGGATCGTTCTTTCGGAGCGGTTCCCCATCCCGGCCGAAGCGGTCAATCTGCAGGCCCGCCGGGGGGAATTCCTCGAGGCCTTGGAATCGATCGGCTTCTTTACCGCGGGCGGAACCTGGATGATCTTCACCCACAACCTGCAGGCGATCTTCCTGGCCTCGATGTTGGGGATGATCTCGCTCGGGATCATGGGTCTGGTGGTGCTGATGCTGCCGATCGGGATCATCGCCTACGCCACGGCGGCCATGGCGGGCGCCGGCGCTTCACCCTGGATGTTCTTCCTGGGGTTCGTCCTGCCGCACGGGATCGTGGAGATTCCGGCGATGTGGATCGCCGGGGCCGCCATCCTGCGCCTCGGCAACTGCCTGCTCGCCAAACCCGAAGGCCGGTCGCTGGGGCAGATCTGGCTGCAGGCGCTGGCGGATTGGCTCTGCGTGCTGCTCGGGGCGGTTCTGCCGTTGCAGCTTCTGGCCGCCGTCCTCGAAACGTGGGTGACGCCGCTGGCGGCCGCCGGAGTGATGGGATGGTGA
- a CDS encoding Hsp20/alpha crystallin family protein, whose product MVTSSVDLLEHRGETGELHTGPLHKHEYITTRYVWIRHSHIWRPPTDVFETEQAIRVQVEVAGMEKADFSVTMEGMGLRISGCRKASAERRIYHQMEIHTGEFLTEVELPVRVEPDFIQADYHDGFLIVELRKTRTPPDNAA is encoded by the coding sequence ATGGTTACTTCCTCGGTCGACCTTCTGGAGCATCGGGGCGAAACCGGCGAACTGCACACCGGCCCGCTACACAAGCACGAATACATCACCACCCGCTACGTCTGGATCCGTCATTCCCACATCTGGCGCCCTCCGACGGACGTCTTCGAGACCGAACAGGCCATCCGGGTCCAGGTGGAAGTGGCGGGAATGGAGAAAGCGGATTTTTCCGTGACGATGGAGGGGATGGGACTGCGGATCTCCGGCTGCCGGAAGGCTTCCGCGGAACGCAGGATCTACCACCAGATGGAGATCCATACCGGGGAATTCCTGACCGAGGTGGAACTGCCGGTGAGGGTCGAGCCGGATTTCATCCAGGCGGATTACCACGACGGATTCTTGATCGTCGAATTGCGTAAAACCCGAACCCCGCCGGACAACGCCGCCTGA